The proteins below come from a single Juglans regia cultivar Chandler chromosome 12, Walnut 2.0, whole genome shotgun sequence genomic window:
- the LOC108992406 gene encoding uncharacterized protein LOC108992406 — MCAKLHNHSHLLRLVISCRKLTAQVTHPSTDSIIAMASSSEQELLSQYRAWLNRFPRQNHHFWDSKVAARISYKLALRLREIGLSTVTIDLHEELSRLVYLRRMVLPLFDSVRRAEVEVDGADDLT; from the coding sequence ATGTGCGCCAAACTTCATAACCACAGTCACCTGCTCCGGCTTGTAATCTCTTGCCGGAAACTAACGGCCCAAGTGACTCACCCAAGCACCGATTCCATCATCGCCATGGCCTCCTCTTCCGAGCAAGAGCTCCTCTCGCAATACCGTGCCTGGCTCAACCGCTTCCCACGCCAGAACCATCACTTCTGGGACTCCAAGGTCGCCGCTCGCATCAGCTACAAGCTAGCCCTCCGCCTTCGTGAGATTGGCTTATCCACCGTCACCATCGATCTCCATGAAGAGCTCTCCCGCCTTGTCTACCTCCGCAGGATGGTGCTCCCGCTGTTCGATTCAGTGCGGCGCGCCGAAGTCGAGGTTGATGGAGCCGACGACTTGACCTAG